The following DNA comes from Chitinophaga nivalis.
CTATTTGTACTATCCCGTTGGGTAGGACAGCAGTTGGGCGTAGATGAAATTCCCTGGCAGCCCAGGGTGTAGAAATTATCTTACATTCGTTATATGTTTACAGGAATTATAGAAACACTAGCAACAGTAGTATCTACCAGGCAGGAAGGCGGTAACCTGGTGATCACCATACAAACGCCCCTGGCAGGGGAATTAAAGGTAGATCAAAGCATAGCGCATAACGGCGTATGCCTGACCGTGACCCACATCCAGGGCGACACCTACGAAACCGCAGCCGTAGCTGAAACCCTCATCAAAAGCAATATCGGAGAGCTGGCACCCGGCCTGCAGGTAAACCTGGAAAGAGCCATGGTATTCAATGGCCGCATCGACGGACACCTGGTACAAGGCCATGTAGACAGCACCGGTACCTGCACCCTCCGCGAAGATCAGAACGGCAGCTGGTTATACCGTTTCCGGTATCCACGTGAATTTGCTGCGCTGGTGGTGGAAAAAGGTAGTATCTGCCTGAATGGTATCAGCTTAACTATATTTGATGTAACGGAAGAGGAATTTTCCATCGCGGTGATTCCGTATACGTTTGAACACACCAATATTTCCGCTGTACAACCCGGTTCCCGCGTGAACCTGGAATTTGATATCCTCGGTAAGTATGTTGCCCGGCAACTGCTGGTAAACCGTTGATGTAAGTAGTACCGCCATAAAATAAGATACTGCCATCTCCTGCACGGGATGGCAGTATTATTGCTACCTCGGGATACTTATACTGTTTACTGTAAAATCAGACATTTGAAACTACACCTGCTGATCGGTACTTTATGTTGTTCGCTGCTGGCACATGCGCAGCAGGCTAAAGTAGTAGCAGTACAGGCATTGTATGATACCACTGCCGTAGCAGAACTGTATAATCGTGTACCACTGGGCTTGCAGCTACAATACAGCGACAACTCCGTACAGCGTACCACCGGCTTTCTGCAGGGTAGCTACCGCTGGAACCGGGTAGCTATACGCACCTCCAACGGCGTTGTGCAAAACGGCTATCTTACCTTCAACCGGCAGCAGCTGGCAAAAACAGGTTACCGTGTAGACTTCACCGTTACCCTGCCAGACAACCAGGTTTTCGAAACTGCTATCCGGCTGCCCTATGTTACCGGCATCCGTTTTAATCATTATGCCGACAGTATCAAACGTGATATCCGGTATTACCTCAATGTAGAAGGGAAGTTCAGCAGCGGTCATATATTTCCGCTGGATACGGCCACGATCCGGTTCGAAACGTCTGCAGGAAAAATCATCGGGCAGGATTTGCTGCTCGAAAAAAATGATACGGTCAAAACAGTTACGGTACAGGCCTGGTATAAATATAATCCGGCTATGTATCTCCGCTCCACCATCCCCGTAAAACAGGCACCTGATAATGATTCCCTCATCATCCAGGATAGCCGGGAGTTATTCAACAAACGAAAGAAAAAGCACTGACGGGTTTCATTTCCTTTTTATTCTTCCCGCTTAAAAGGCGATTGTCCGGGAAAATTCCGTCCCAGGGCAGAGATATCATCCTGTAGCTGGCGGTTGGGATCACCGGCCGGCCCCTTGTAAATAATATTGCGGTCGAAAGCCAGGATGGCGGCAAAGATAAAACCCAGGAATACCAGCCCCAGGGTGAAACCTGTTCCCTGCCCAAAGCTAAGGCTGAGCAGATTCAACGTCCATATCCCGAAAATGATATTCACACCGGGTATCAGGTACAGCAGCAGCCACCACCAAGGCTTCCCTATAATACGCAGCAAGATAAGGGCCCCGTAGATAGGGATAATGCTTTCCCAGCCCCGGTAGCCTGCCTTCTGAAAAATCTTCCACCAGCAGATCAGGCTAAAGATGCTGCAAAGCAGGGCAAAACAGATAAAAGGCACCAGCAGGATGGAGTAAATGGCAGGGTTGTCTGTGAAGGTTGTATCCATGGCAGTGTATGTTTAGATGAATCACATGTATCCTGAATAACAGTTCTTCCCTATATATAGTTTACACATTTTAAACCCTCAAAAAGAAGGCGCCGGCAGC
Coding sequences within:
- a CDS encoding riboflavin synthase, producing MFTGIIETLATVVSTRQEGGNLVITIQTPLAGELKVDQSIAHNGVCLTVTHIQGDTYETAAVAETLIKSNIGELAPGLQVNLERAMVFNGRIDGHLVQGHVDSTGTCTLREDQNGSWLYRFRYPREFAALVVEKGSICLNGISLTIFDVTEEEFSIAVIPYTFEHTNISAVQPGSRVNLEFDILGKYVARQLLVNR
- a CDS encoding DUF5684 domain-containing protein, which produces MDTTFTDNPAIYSILLVPFICFALLCSIFSLICWWKIFQKAGYRGWESIIPIYGALILLRIIGKPWWWLLLYLIPGVNIIFGIWTLNLLSLSFGQGTGFTLGLVFLGFIFAAILAFDRNIIYKGPAGDPNRQLQDDISALGRNFPGQSPFKREE